A window of Pseudomonas mucidolens contains these coding sequences:
- a CDS encoding ArsR/SmtB family transcription factor, with product MDLLEIFKALSNPVRLQILKGLKDPAKNFPAQDEGDVLTVGICVSSIQEGIGLSQSTVSGYLATLQRAGLVEVRRIGQWTYYKRNEATISALAEIIGKDL from the coding sequence ATGGACTTACTCGAAATATTCAAAGCACTCTCAAATCCGGTACGCCTTCAAATCTTGAAAGGCTTGAAGGACCCAGCAAAGAACTTCCCTGCGCAGGATGAAGGTGACGTTCTCACGGTTGGGATCTGTGTCAGTAGTATCCAAGAAGGTATCGGGCTGTCGCAGTCGACGGTGTCTGGTTATCTAGCAACTCTACAACGAGCGGGCCTGGTCGAGGTCAGGCGCATCGGTCAGTGGACTTACTACAAGCGCAATGAAGCAACCATTAGTGCGCTGGCCGAGATCATAGGGAAAGATTTGTAA
- a CDS encoding putative quinol monooxygenase gives MSELFIVVGLKAKPGREDQLRRDLSDLVEPSRKEDGNISYGLFEDQKEPGFFVFVEEWSSTEARKKHHEHSPHIQNFHKDGVSNVDTTRFAHILKRVASTGTSN, from the coding sequence ATGAGTGAATTATTTATCGTTGTCGGGCTTAAAGCCAAGCCAGGTAGGGAAGACCAGTTGCGCCGTGATCTTTCAGATCTCGTGGAGCCCTCGCGAAAAGAAGACGGCAATATCAGTTATGGACTTTTTGAAGATCAGAAAGAGCCCGGATTTTTTGTCTTTGTCGAGGAGTGGTCGTCAACTGAGGCACGTAAAAAACACCACGAGCACAGTCCACATATTCAGAATTTTCATAAGGATGGTGTGAGCAACGTCGATACAACCAGGTTCGCGCATATACTCAAGCGTGTTGCGTCGACAGGAACGAGCAACTAG
- a CDS encoding hydrolase yields the protein MASENIRNPHTDHLLSPENSMLIIIDYQPVQVSSIRSMPRDELIFNITSVAKAAVNYNLPIIHSTVNVQTGRNKPPIQELQDVLGHLPTYDRTSINSWEDTEFKQAVKALGRRKLIMTALWTEACLTFPALDAIQEGYEVYVPVDAVGGTSVAAHEAALRRMEQAGVKLISRVQMYCELQRDWAREATVPGFMGVFDNSDGFNPEKVSDQAKK from the coding sequence ATGGCAAGCGAAAATATCCGTAACCCACATACCGACCATCTGCTGTCCCCAGAGAATTCGATGCTGATCATCATCGACTACCAGCCGGTTCAGGTCTCTTCGATCCGCTCAATGCCCCGAGACGAACTCATCTTCAATATCACGAGCGTTGCCAAGGCGGCTGTTAACTACAACCTGCCGATCATCCACTCAACCGTCAACGTCCAGACCGGTCGCAACAAGCCACCGATTCAGGAATTGCAGGATGTGCTTGGCCACCTGCCGACCTATGACCGCACTTCGATCAACAGCTGGGAAGACACTGAGTTCAAGCAGGCGGTCAAAGCGCTGGGCCGCCGCAAGCTGATCATGACCGCACTCTGGACCGAGGCCTGCCTAACGTTCCCTGCCCTGGATGCGATCCAGGAAGGCTACGAAGTATACGTACCGGTCGATGCGGTCGGCGGCACGTCAGTTGCCGCGCACGAGGCAGCGCTGCGCCGCATGGAGCAGGCTGGCGTGAAACTCATCAGCCGTGTGCAAATGTACTGCGAGCTTCAGCGCGACTGGGCACGCGAGGCAACTGTCCCTGGGTTCATGGGTGTCTTCGACAACTCCGACGGCTTCAATCCCGAAAAAGTCAGTGACCAGGCCAAAAAGTAA
- a CDS encoding TetR/AcrR family transcriptional regulator, whose translation MESSTPRQAAKRQNIIDVATEMFLTNGYSGVSVDGIVTNTGGSKRTIYSYFGDKEGLFSATIEHLCAEHVSPLMHMDLKQEPLHKALSVIANVFLDVVLSPRTIALHRIIVAEALRAPEAAKSFFDAAPATAYKCLAEYFTWAEENGLIRPGDANARAKIFLDALTGDLQLRCLLGFAKPPSKLERDHLIAEAISVFVIGLSPV comes from the coding sequence ATGGAAAGCTCCACCCCAAGACAGGCAGCAAAGCGTCAGAACATAATCGACGTGGCGACCGAAATGTTTCTCACGAACGGGTACTCTGGCGTGAGCGTCGACGGGATCGTGACAAATACCGGCGGATCGAAGCGCACGATCTATAGCTATTTCGGCGATAAGGAAGGACTTTTTTCAGCGACTATCGAGCATCTCTGTGCGGAGCACGTGAGTCCCCTCATGCACATGGATCTTAAGCAAGAGCCCTTGCACAAGGCCCTGTCGGTTATCGCCAACGTCTTCCTGGATGTGGTGTTATCGCCTCGCACCATCGCCCTGCACCGCATCATCGTCGCCGAGGCGCTACGTGCTCCTGAAGCGGCCAAGTCTTTCTTTGACGCAGCCCCTGCGACCGCCTATAAGTGCTTGGCCGAGTATTTTACCTGGGCTGAAGAAAACGGACTGATCAGGCCCGGAGATGCAAACGCGCGCGCTAAAATTTTCCTTGATGCGCTTACAGGCGACCTGCAACTGCGTTGCTTGCTTGGGTTTGCAAAGCCCCCTTCGAAATTAGAAAGGGATCACCTGATTGCAGAAGCTATATCTGTCTTCGTCATCGGATTGTCGCCCGTATAA
- a CDS encoding bacteriocin immunity protein — protein MKNTFSDYTESEFVALLQRIISHDGTEPEVDKLVFHFEKVSEHPAGSDLIFYPEDGADDSASGITQTVKEWRASQGLPGFKAN, from the coding sequence AATACATTCAGCGATTACACCGAAAGCGAATTCGTAGCCCTGCTACAGCGGATTATTAGTCACGATGGCACGGAACCAGAAGTGGACAAGCTGGTGTTCCACTTTGAAAAGGTGAGCGAGCACCCTGCTGGTTCTGATTTGATTTTCTACCCAGAAGACGGCGCTGATGATTCAGCGTCTGGCATCACCCAAACGGTAAAGGAATGGCGTGCATCTCAAGGCTTGCCGGGGTTCAAGGCCAACTGA